The Thermodesulfobacteriota bacterium DNA segment GAGAACAAGGTCCGTTATGCCAATATCGCTTCGGGGCACCGCTTTCTCGGACGCGGCGGCATGGGCGCGGTCATGGGCGCCAAAAACCTGAAGGCCATCGTGGCCATCGGCGGTGACTATCGGATCAAGCCGGTGGATGAGGCGGGGTTTGAGAAAGCCAAGAAAACGGCTGCCAAGTACATTGCCGGCAACAATATGACCTCCGCCGTGTATACCAATTACGGCACCCGGGCCAACGTCAACTTGAGCAACAAGGCCAATATTCTGCCGATCAATAATTTTTCCGACGGCCACAGCGACCTGGCGGTGAATCTGTCCGGTGAGAAGATCAGCCAGGAGCATCAGACCCGGCACAGCACCTGCAAACCCTGTTCCATTCTCTGCGGGCAGAAGGGGATCTTCAACGGCAAGGAACTCCCTGTTCCCGAATTCGAGACGGTCGGCCTGCTGGGTTCCAACATCGGCATATTTGACGCCAACCAGGTGGCCGAATTCAATCGCGTCTGCAATGAAACGGGCATGGACACCATTTCCGCCGGCGGCACCATCGCCTGGGTTATGGAGGCTGCGGAAAAGGGGTTGGTACAGAGCCCCCTGCGGTTCGGATCGGCCGAGGGCGTGGAGCAGGCCCTTCTGGATATCGCCCACTGCCGGGGGTTCGGGGCGGAAATGGCGCTGGGTTGCAAAGCCCTGGCGAAAAAATACGGCGGCGCCGAGTTCGCCATGCAGGTCAAAGGCATGGAAATGGCGGCCTACGACCCCCGCGGCTCATACGGTCAGGGCCTGGCCTACGCCGTCGCCAACCGCGGCGCCTGTCATCTGTCGGCTTATCTCATCGCCCAGGAGGTGTATTTCAAACTTCTGGACCCGCGCCGGACATACGCCAAACCGGAGTTTACCAAATTTTTTGAAAGCCTGACCTGCTGCATCAATTCCCTGCAGACCTGTCAGTTCACCATGTTCGCCTATCTGCTGGAACCGCCCATGTCCAAATACTCCCTGGATGTGGTCCTGGCTTTCCTGATGCAGAACCTGCCGGTCATCGCCATCAAGTTCATCGATTTTGGCGTTTACACCAAACTCTGGTCTTCGGTAACCGGCATCAAGATGTCCAACAGCGAGTTTCTTAAGGCCGGGGACCGGATTCATGTTCTGGAACGCTACATGAATACCCGGGAGGGGATTTCCCGGAAAGACGACACCCTGCCGCTGCGGCTGCTCCGGGAAGGCCGGAAATCAGACCCCCAGGCCAGGACGGTGCCGCTGGATGAAATGCTGGACAAATATTACCGGCTCCGGGGTTTTGACGAAAACGGCATCCCCACCCGCGAGACGTTGAAAAATCTGAATATCACGACGTAGTCCGGAAAAATTCCGATAACCGGTCAGGATGGAGACGCCATTCGATGCAGGATTTGACCCGTTCCCAGAAAGCCCGCTTTGCTATCAGTTCCTTTCAGACCATGGCCAAGGCCCTGGCCCTGCGCGGATTTTTCCGTCCTTCCGGCCGAATGGGCGGTCAACTGGCGGAATACCTGTTGACGTTAAGCCCCGAGATTTACGGGAGCATGACCGATTCCCGCGTGGTCGAGCTCAACGGTCTGGAGTATGTGATCGATCGCCTGCCGCGGGGCA contains these protein-coding regions:
- a CDS encoding aldehyde ferredoxin oxidoreductase family protein, with the protein product MKTKKNMAGPSNKVLEVDLSSRKVDIYTVPQELRRMYLGAKGLGLKLIFDRMPAGVDPLGDENILAFMPGVLLGTGAPCTGRFDAITKSPQTGIMTSSSCGGPFGMQLKTAGWDGLLIKGKADRPVYLEITAQNVTFKEADSLWGKDTVTAQQELVDNKQSAALVIGPAGENKVRYANIASGHRFLGRGGMGAVMGAKNLKAIVAIGGDYRIKPVDEAGFEKAKKTAAKYIAGNNMTSAVYTNYGTRANVNLSNKANILPINNFSDGHSDLAVNLSGEKISQEHQTRHSTCKPCSILCGQKGIFNGKELPVPEFETVGLLGSNIGIFDANQVAEFNRVCNETGMDTISAGGTIAWVMEAAEKGLVQSPLRFGSAEGVEQALLDIAHCRGFGAEMALGCKALAKKYGGAEFAMQVKGMEMAAYDPRGSYGQGLAYAVANRGACHLSAYLIAQEVYFKLLDPRRTYAKPEFTKFFESLTCCINSLQTCQFTMFAYLLEPPMSKYSLDVVLAFLMQNLPVIAIKFIDFGVYTKLWSSVTGIKMSNSEFLKAGDRIHVLERYMNTREGISRKDDTLPLRLLREGRKSDPQARTVPLDEMLDKYYRLRGFDENGIPTRETLKNLNITT